Below is a window of Pseudobdellovibrionaceae bacterium DNA.
ACTTGCAGTACCTGATCGTTCCGGATCGTAAGGCGGTCTTTCAGCCCTACGTGAAGGCCGGGGTCGCTTACATCAACAAGAAACAGAACATCCAAATCGATGGCGACTTTCCGTTCGAAGTGCGACCCGAGCCCGGCATGGGTCCGAGCGTCGGCGTCGGCGCGAAGATCTTCGTGACCGAGTCGCTGTCGCTGCGACTGAGCTACGACGTCGTCCGCACGCCCATCGAAGGCAGCCAGACCGCCGACGACGCCACCGGCCGCGCCGGAATTTCCTGGATGTTCTAATGCGCGCGCGGATCACCACCCTCGCGCTGCTTGTGCCGCTCTTGGCGGGCTGCCAGATCAACTATCTTTTGAAGTCCGCCAAAGGTCAGCTGAGTCTGCTCACTTCGGGCGTCGCCATCGAAAAGGCCCTGCAAGATCCCGCGATCGAGGAAGAACAAAAACGCAAACTGCGATTGGCGCAGGAAGCGCGCGAGTTCGGCGAAAAACAGCTGGGGCTCAAACCCACCAAGAACTACACCAAGTACGTGCAGCTGGATCGCTCATCGGTCACCTACGTCGTGAGCGCCGCGCCCGCCTGGGAACTGAAGGCGCACCAATGGAGTTTCCCCATCGTCGGGAAAGTCCCCTACAAAGGTTATTTCACCGAAAACGAAGCGAAAGAAGAAGAGCTCGAGTTGCGCGCGCAGGGACTGGACACCTATATGCGCGGGGTTTCGGCGTATTCGACGCTGGGTTGGTTTCAAGATCCGCTGCTTTCGTCCATGCTTCGGGCGAAGGATCACGATCTGGTCAACACGATCATCCACGAGTCGACCCACGCGACCCTGTACGTGAAAAGCTCGGCCGATTTCAACGAGCGGCTGGCCACCTTCTTCGGGAACCAAGGCGCCGAAGCGTTCTACTTCGCGAAGGAAGGCCCCGAATCGCCCACGGTAAAACAGATTCGTGACGAAAATGCCGACGAGAAGGTCTTCGCGGATTTCATCTCGAAAGAGCTGAAAGATCTTGAAGCTTGGTACAAGGCGCTTCCGGCCGAGGGGCGCGATCCCGCGCAGAAGATCGCGCGCATCAAACAGATCCAGGAAAAATTCCGGAGCGACGTCCAACCCGGCTTGAAGACCGACGCGTACAAACGCTTCCCGGAGCTGGAGCTGAACAACGCCCGCCTGATGGTATACAAGACCTATCTGGGCGATTTGCGCGACTTCCAAACGGTGTTCGACACCATCGGCGGCGACTTCCCGACCTTCATTCGCCTCGCGCATCTGCTGGAAAAAGTCGAAAAGCCCGAAGCCACCCTCAAAGAGTGGACCGGGCTTTCCAAGGAAGTCCTTCTCGCGAAGTTGAATTAATCCGTATCGCGGCGCTGAAGCCCCTCGTACAACTCGGCCTGACGCTCGAACGCACGGTACAGATGTTTCTGGCGGTCGGCGAGCTGCGTGTACTTGTAGGTGACGCCGGCGTGGGTGAATTTGTTCGCCCCCCGTCCGGTCAGAAACGGCGAGAGCTGCGCGTCCGCGCCTTGCGCGCGCGGGAAGATGTGGAAGCCTTTCGCGGCGCCTTCCTGACTGTGGCAACCCGAACAGGTGCGGATCGCGAAGGCGTGACGGCGCTCTTCGGGCGCGCCGGCGGCCAACTTCCAGATTTGTCCTTCGTCACGGAAAGTCGCGAACGGCGCGGTGAAACGCGGCGACTTTTCCTCTTGCTGGTCCGACCACATCTCGTAGGGCATGTTGTTTTTGTTCTGACCGCAGCCGTCGAAGGAAGCCGCGACGCCGTCCGATCCCATCTTCACGCCGTCGGCGTTCGTCAGGTTCTCGAAGAACGGGACCGCGACGTCGCGGTAGACGGTATAACCGTTGCTGTTGCGACGGGCGACGCCGACCGCGGGCTTCTTGTAACCG
It encodes the following:
- a CDS encoding aminopeptidase, which gives rise to MRARITTLALLVPLLAGCQINYLLKSAKGQLSLLTSGVAIEKALQDPAIEEEQKRKLRLAQEAREFGEKQLGLKPTKNYTKYVQLDRSSVTYVVSAAPAWELKAHQWSFPIVGKVPYKGYFTENEAKEEELELRAQGLDTYMRGVSAYSTLGWFQDPLLSSMLRAKDHDLVNTIIHESTHATLYVKSSADFNERLATFFGNQGAEAFYFAKEGPESPTVKQIRDENADEKVFADFISKELKDLEAWYKALPAEGRDPAQKIARIKQIQEKFRSDVQPGLKTDAYKRFPELELNNARLMVYKTYLGDLRDFQTVFDTIGGDFPTFIRLAHLLEKVEKPEATLKEWTGLSKEVLLAKLN